A window of the Acidimicrobiales bacterium genome harbors these coding sequences:
- a CDS encoding tyrosine-type recombinase/integrase, whose translation MQIIEPTPSSPGHNDSPPIDEAHVAAASFLARYNGRTLDAYRFDLRNYFQWASDNDLEVLAATRPHIELFRTALERRGLAASTIDRRLSTVCGFYRFAHIDGRIATNPAQYVRRPKVHPSDSRGMDRSELGVFLFTAERHSPEHAALAVLLGLNGLRVSEACASNIEDLGSERGHRTLRIVGKGNKPAVIPLAPRTARTIDLAIGERTDGPILRRRDGQRLDRRTAHRWVRSIGKRGGLGHVHPHMLRAGFIMAALDAGVPLRDVQLAARHADPRTTTIYDHRRQNFDRHAVYIVGAYVTGG comes from the coding sequence ATGCAAATCATCGAGCCCACACCATCCAGCCCCGGCCACAACGACAGCCCCCCGATCGACGAGGCCCACGTCGCTGCTGCGTCGTTTCTCGCCCGCTACAACGGCCGCACCCTCGACGCCTACCGGTTCGACTTGCGCAACTACTTCCAATGGGCATCCGACAACGACCTCGAGGTGCTGGCAGCGACACGCCCCCATATCGAACTGTTCCGGACCGCGCTGGAACGACGAGGACTGGCCGCCTCCACGATCGATCGTCGCCTCTCGACGGTGTGTGGCTTCTACCGGTTCGCCCACATCGACGGCCGGATCGCCACAAACCCGGCCCAATACGTCCGCCGTCCCAAAGTCCATCCGTCGGACTCGCGTGGCATGGACCGCTCCGAACTCGGCGTGTTCCTTTTCACCGCCGAGCGCCACAGCCCAGAGCACGCCGCCCTCGCTGTCCTTCTCGGTCTGAACGGTCTGCGTGTCAGTGAAGCGTGCGCCAGCAACATCGAGGATCTCGGTTCCGAGCGGGGACACCGGACACTACGAATCGTCGGCAAAGGCAACAAGCCAGCAGTCATACCGCTCGCACCACGCACCGCCCGCACCATCGACCTCGCGATCGGGGAACGAACCGACGGGCCGATCCTGCGTCGCCGTGACGGCCAACGCTTGGATCGGCGCACCGCCCACCGGTGGGTCCGCTCGATCGGGAAGCGAGGCGGCCTCGGACACGTCCACCCGCACATGCTCCGAGCCGGGTTCATCATGGCCGCCCTCGACGCTGGGGTCCCGCTACGTGACGTCCAACTCGCTGCACGCCACGCCGACCCACGAACCACCACCATCTACGACCACCGCAGACAAAACTTCGACCGCCACGCCGTCTACATCGTGGGTGCCTACGTCACCGGCGGATAG
- a CDS encoding IS256 family transposase, protein MTLQQSDIDHLLDAISIGEGTDLVRQLAQWALQQLIDAEAAEQIGAGPWERSIDRTTHRNGTRPKLLSTKAGDLELGIPKLRKGSFFPSILEPRRRIDQALYAVVMEAYVNGVSTRSVDNLVSAMGIDTGISKSEVSRICAGLDERVEAFRNRTLGHTSFPYVYLDATYVHVRDDALGQVVSRAVVIATGITAEGEREVLGVDIGDSEAETFWLSFLRSMRKRGLGGVRLVISDAHEGLKAAIGKGLSGASWQRCRVHYARNLLAKVPKGQQEMVAAAFRSIFTLGTTSEIDARWDEVADTLEAKFPKAAGSMRDAKTDVLAFGVFPRAHWRKVWSNNPLERLNKEVKRRTNVVGIFPNDAAAIRLIGAVLADQHDEWAVARRYMSEGSMADLNRVRDTDRSQAQLEA, encoded by the coding sequence ATGACTCTGCAACAGTCTGACATTGACCACCTGCTCGACGCGATCTCGATCGGAGAAGGCACCGATCTGGTCCGCCAGCTCGCCCAATGGGCCCTGCAACAACTGATCGACGCCGAAGCGGCCGAACAGATCGGCGCCGGCCCGTGGGAACGGTCGATCGACCGCACGACACACCGCAACGGGACCCGACCGAAGCTGTTGTCGACCAAGGCCGGCGACCTCGAGCTTGGCATCCCGAAACTCCGGAAGGGTTCGTTCTTCCCCAGCATCCTCGAACCCCGACGCCGGATCGATCAGGCCCTGTACGCGGTGGTGATGGAGGCCTATGTCAACGGCGTCTCCACCCGCAGCGTCGACAACCTGGTCTCGGCGATGGGGATCGACACCGGGATCTCCAAATCGGAGGTGTCGCGGATCTGCGCCGGTCTCGACGAACGGGTCGAAGCGTTCCGGAACCGGACGCTTGGCCATACCAGCTTCCCGTACGTGTATCTCGACGCCACCTACGTCCATGTCCGCGACGACGCTTTGGGCCAGGTCGTGTCTCGTGCGGTGGTGATCGCGACCGGGATCACCGCTGAGGGCGAACGCGAGGTCCTCGGTGTCGATATCGGCGATTCCGAAGCCGAAACGTTCTGGTTGTCGTTCCTCCGCTCGATGCGCAAACGCGGACTGGGCGGGGTCCGCCTGGTGATCTCTGATGCTCACGAAGGGTTGAAGGCCGCCATCGGTAAGGGTTTGAGCGGAGCATCGTGGCAGCGGTGCAGAGTGCACTACGCCAGGAACCTGTTGGCGAAGGTCCCCAAGGGTCAGCAGGAAATGGTGGCGGCCGCGTTCCGGTCGATCTTCACGCTCGGGACCACCAGCGAGATCGACGCCCGTTGGGACGAGGTCGCCGACACGTTGGAGGCGAAGTTCCCGAAAGCTGCGGGGTCGATGCGTGACGCCAAGACCGATGTGCTCGCTTTCGGGGTGTTTCCTCGTGCTCATTGGCGCAAGGTCTGGTCGAACAATCCGTTGGAGCGGCTGAACAAGGAAGTGAAACGGCGCACCAACGTGGTTGGGATCTTCCCCAACGACGCTGCCGCGATCCGGTTGATCGGGGCGGTCCTGGCTGATCAGCACGACGAGTGGGCGGTCGCCCGCCGCTACATGTCCGAAGGATCAATGGCAGACCTCAACCGGGTGCGCGACACTGACCGATCACAGGCCCAACTCGAGGCCTGA
- a CDS encoding pentapeptide repeat-containing protein, which produces MEDWIAAFLLQGGDRSGHDLTEDGRLDLRGIEFPTVAEAKAGAFRVDQLTSLAAQGIYVRDQTWSGLDLSGARLEALFFINCRFLGCVFDDANMANTGFSSSRIEQCSFVGTNLRSAGIGNAGTILRDVDFSRASLIDARFTDGDFERCDFTGATLTRVRCINTRFHHCNLSAKLTDIQFYAQKLLTPDPADNLFAHCDLSGADHRRVVWRRVDLSTCQLPEAESSLCFVYDAAAIERAEQDLRQHHGQVGAGAAAYISGYRKWAPEHPAILLMNASDPAPDSDLIIDALTKHCGRIDRQSPVGWWGFRV; this is translated from the coding sequence ATGGAGGACTGGATCGCAGCATTTCTGTTACAGGGCGGTGACCGGTCAGGCCATGACCTGACCGAGGACGGCCGCCTGGATCTTCGCGGCATCGAGTTCCCGACCGTGGCCGAAGCCAAGGCGGGCGCGTTCCGCGTGGACCAGCTCACGTCCCTCGCAGCGCAAGGGATCTACGTTCGAGATCAAACATGGAGCGGACTCGATCTGAGCGGAGCGCGGCTCGAAGCGCTGTTTTTCATCAACTGTCGGTTCCTCGGCTGCGTGTTCGACGACGCCAACATGGCAAACACCGGGTTCTCCAGCAGCCGGATCGAACAATGCTCGTTCGTCGGAACGAACCTGCGATCAGCTGGCATCGGAAACGCTGGCACGATCCTCCGAGACGTCGACTTCTCGAGGGCGTCCCTCATCGACGCCCGGTTCACGGACGGAGACTTCGAACGCTGCGACTTCACCGGGGCAACACTCACCCGAGTGCGGTGCATCAATACCCGATTCCATCACTGCAACCTGTCAGCCAAGCTGACCGACATCCAGTTCTACGCCCAGAAACTCCTGACTCCCGACCCGGCTGACAACCTGTTCGCCCACTGCGACCTCTCAGGCGCCGACCATCGCCGCGTAGTGTGGCGCCGAGTCGATCTTTCCACGTGCCAGCTCCCCGAGGCCGAGTCGTCCCTCTGCTTCGTCTACGACGCTGCAGCCATCGAACGGGCAGAGCAAGACCTGAGGCAGCATCACGGTCAGGTAGGGGCAGGTGCAGCCGCCTACATCTCGGGCTACCGGAAATGGGCGCCCGAACATCCGGCGATCCTGTTGATGAACGCAAGCGATCCAGCACCTGACAGTGATCTCATTATTGATGCGCTGACCAAACACTGCGGCCGGATCGACAGACAGAGTCCCGTGGGGTGGTGGGGGTTCCGAGTGTGA
- the ltrA gene encoding group II intron reverse transcriptase/maturase, with protein MLYRSAKQDSVRRFHALFDKVARSDIMWRAWVEVASNRGAPGVDGVTITSIADGGVDGVRAFLDGLAQQLRDNQYRPRPLRRVHIPKPGKPGQTRPLSIPTVADRVVMTAAKIVLEPIFEADFSPVSFGFRPKRSAHQALEAVRVTANRGADWVLDADIKACFDEIDHDALMAQVARRVSDRSMLKLLRSWLRAGIFEGGIVSDSETGTPQGSPISPLLANIALHVLDEAWASMAGLGTLVRYADDFVVLTTSRQRAEEARRRIEAVLAVLGLRLHPDKTRIVCLVDGEDGFDFLGFHHRKTPSKWGDRRYLSKWPSARAMASVRAKVRERTDRRFASRDLQHVVADLNPVLRGWGPTSGTATRTGSSPPSTATCTGGCQSWPASSTPPEADSGSPGSITTGPPDSASIDSPEASDVGALRMPDDERCRRAVCGRTARTVR; from the coding sequence GTGCTGTATCGCAGCGCCAAGCAGGACTCTGTTCGGCGTTTCCATGCCCTGTTCGACAAGGTCGCCCGCAGCGACATCATGTGGAGGGCGTGGGTCGAGGTGGCATCCAATCGGGGCGCTCCTGGCGTTGACGGCGTGACCATCACGTCGATCGCCGACGGGGGCGTCGATGGGGTGCGAGCGTTCCTCGATGGTCTCGCCCAACAGTTGAGGGACAACCAATACCGTCCTCGGCCGTTGCGGCGGGTGCACATCCCCAAGCCGGGCAAGCCGGGACAGACCCGGCCGCTCAGCATCCCAACGGTGGCTGACCGTGTGGTCATGACGGCAGCCAAGATCGTTCTCGAACCGATCTTCGAGGCCGATTTCTCCCCGGTGAGTTTCGGGTTCCGCCCGAAGCGATCGGCTCATCAGGCGCTCGAAGCGGTCCGGGTGACAGCCAATCGGGGAGCCGACTGGGTGCTCGATGCCGACATCAAGGCGTGTTTCGACGAGATCGACCACGACGCTCTCATGGCCCAGGTGGCCCGGCGGGTGTCAGACAGGTCGATGTTGAAGCTGCTGCGATCTTGGCTTCGAGCGGGGATTTTCGAGGGTGGGATCGTGTCTGATTCGGAGACGGGAACACCGCAAGGCTCACCCATTTCCCCGCTGCTGGCCAACATCGCCCTGCACGTCCTCGATGAGGCGTGGGCGTCGATGGCTGGTCTGGGGACGCTGGTCCGCTACGCGGACGATTTCGTGGTCCTCACCACCAGCCGGCAACGGGCCGAAGAAGCCCGCCGCCGGATCGAGGCGGTGCTGGCCGTCCTCGGGTTGCGGTTGCATCCCGACAAGACCCGCATCGTGTGCCTCGTCGATGGTGAGGACGGCTTCGACTTCTTGGGGTTTCATCACCGCAAGACACCGTCGAAGTGGGGAGATCGCCGCTACCTGTCGAAGTGGCCGTCGGCACGAGCCATGGCCTCTGTTCGGGCCAAGGTTCGTGAACGCACCGACCGCCGCTTCGCCAGCCGCGACCTGCAACATGTTGTCGCTGACCTCAACCCCGTGCTGCGGGGCTGGGGGCCTACTTCCGGCACGGCAACTCGAACCGGAAGTTCGCCGCCATCGACAGCTACGTGCACTGGCGGCTGTCAAAGCTGGCCAGCGTCAAGTACGCCACCCGAGGCCGACTCCGGGTCACCCGGTTCAATCACGACTGGGCCACCGGACTCGGCATCTATCGACTCACCGGAAGCGTCCGACGTTGGAGCACTGCGCATGCCTGACGATGAACGATGTCGGAGAGCCGTGTGCGGGAGAACCGCACGCACGGTTCGATAG
- a CDS encoding IS3 family transposase → MIDQIAVAGEKPEFPVVRMCGWAGVSESGFYAWRRRTPASARRREWLAGEVARVFAASNGVFGYRKVHSRLVDEGIVVCDRVVRDLMVEQGLESCHPAPWRHLTQPDGTPPAPDLIARDFTADRPGVRLVGDITQIDTWEGPVFLATVIDLYNREVIGWAMAEHHRAELVCEAIVMARRNRRIRRRAIFHSDRGTEYTSRAFRHCLRVNGRIRSSMGQVGCAYDNAVAESFFAALKIVTGFHRDSSLRFSGVGFT, encoded by the coding sequence GTGATCGACCAGATCGCTGTTGCTGGGGAGAAGCCCGAATTTCCTGTTGTCCGAATGTGCGGGTGGGCTGGCGTGTCGGAGTCCGGGTTCTACGCCTGGCGTCGCCGCACCCCCGCGTCGGCTCGTCGCCGGGAGTGGCTGGCCGGTGAGGTCGCCCGGGTGTTCGCTGCCTCCAACGGGGTGTTCGGCTACCGCAAGGTGCATTCCCGGCTCGTCGATGAAGGGATCGTGGTGTGTGACCGTGTGGTGCGGGATCTGATGGTCGAACAAGGCCTGGAGTCGTGTCATCCAGCGCCGTGGCGGCATCTCACCCAACCCGATGGGACACCGCCGGCCCCCGACCTCATCGCCCGCGACTTCACCGCTGATCGGCCCGGTGTGCGTCTGGTCGGCGACATCACCCAGATCGACACGTGGGAAGGCCCCGTGTTCCTCGCGACGGTGATCGATCTGTACAACCGTGAAGTGATCGGCTGGGCCATGGCCGAGCATCATCGGGCCGAACTGGTGTGCGAGGCGATCGTCATGGCCCGCCGGAACCGGCGGATCCGGCGGCGAGCGATCTTCCATTCCGACCGCGGCACGGAGTACACCTCGAGGGCGTTCCGTCACTGCCTGCGTGTGAATGGGCGGATCCGTTCCTCGATGGGCCAGGTCGGCTGCGCCTACGACAACGCTGTCGCTGAGTCGTTCTTCGCGGCGTTGAAGATAGTTACTGGGTTTCATCGAGATTCTTCCTTGCGTTTCTCTGGCGTCGGGTTTACATGA
- a CDS encoding AAA family ATPase, with amino-acid sequence MDSQLVADASALRGVADRAQLGLTDRESLVESLLLAAVAGEHVLVVGPPGTAKSEAVRRVANELGGSYFEYLLGRFTEPNEVFGPVDLQRLRNGVVEIATTGMLPEAEVAFLDEVFLGSTAILNTLLGVLNERVFRRGATVRHVPLRLCVGATNALPEDSSLAAFADRFLVHVFVDSISDSSLETMLEAGWTGTERQSSVPVGIDVLDRLAWARAQCDLGEVRPLVGSAIRRMRSAGIVLSDRRAVRAQGLVAAASVLDGRMAATEADLWPLPLVAPSAEAQPIAREVLSDLLQSSQNRSLPYAAEELSAGPLTRARRLVEAADRLLAVSASAGDGDHRLKVEAVLREIDAGFSTEAMPNDLRLARDSLIERV; translated from the coding sequence ATGGACTCTCAGTTGGTTGCGGATGCGTCGGCCTTGCGTGGAGTGGCTGATCGGGCCCAGCTTGGTCTGACGGATAGGGAGTCGCTGGTCGAATCGTTGTTGCTTGCTGCCGTGGCCGGCGAGCACGTTTTGGTTGTTGGACCTCCCGGGACTGCGAAGTCCGAAGCTGTGCGTCGAGTCGCCAACGAGCTGGGAGGCTCGTATTTCGAGTATCTACTTGGACGGTTCACTGAGCCAAACGAGGTTTTTGGCCCGGTTGATCTCCAGCGCCTCAGGAATGGCGTTGTCGAGATCGCTACGACGGGCATGCTCCCCGAGGCCGAGGTTGCCTTTCTCGATGAGGTGTTTCTTGGATCAACTGCGATCTTGAACACGTTGCTGGGTGTGTTGAACGAGCGGGTGTTCCGGCGTGGAGCCACTGTGCGGCATGTCCCGTTGCGCCTTTGTGTTGGTGCCACGAACGCGCTGCCTGAGGACAGCTCCTTGGCAGCGTTCGCTGATCGTTTCTTGGTGCACGTGTTCGTCGATTCGATCTCGGACTCGAGTCTGGAGACGATGCTTGAGGCTGGCTGGACCGGAACCGAGCGTCAGTCGTCTGTGCCGGTGGGTATCGATGTTCTTGACCGTCTCGCGTGGGCGCGGGCGCAGTGTGATCTCGGCGAGGTCCGGCCGTTGGTTGGATCCGCGATCCGTCGGATGCGGTCGGCTGGCATTGTGTTGTCTGATCGGCGGGCGGTGCGAGCACAGGGGCTGGTCGCAGCTGCGTCGGTGCTGGATGGGCGTATGGCTGCGACTGAGGCCGATCTCTGGCCACTTCCACTTGTCGCCCCCTCGGCTGAGGCTCAGCCGATCGCTCGCGAGGTATTGAGCGATTTGCTGCAGTCGTCGCAGAATCGGTCGCTGCCATATGCGGCTGAGGAACTGTCCGCAGGCCCTCTGACCCGCGCTCGGCGCCTCGTGGAGGCGGCCGACAGGCTGCTTGCTGTGTCTGCCTCGGCGGGTGATGGTGATCACCGATTGAAGGTCGAGGCGGTGTTGAGAGAGATCGATGCGGGTTTCTCCACCGAGGCCATGCCGAATGACCTGCGACTGGCACGAGACAGTCTGATCGAACGGGTGTAG
- the istA gene encoding IS21 family transposase, whose amino-acid sequence MGHGLRRIASLVRCDRKTVTKVVDIAKGLGLSAGDSSSVLTDGFVGELMAQLAPKRPDRHGESWALLLEHRSKVEAWVAAGDVPAVKMVELLARQGVFVPERTLNRFLAAEWPPVKASTVRLADGEPGAELQVDFGELGRMFDEETGKKRRVWALVFTPVFSRYSFVWLSHDQTMATVIDGFEAAWEFYGGVFRVVIPDNMATIVTKADALDPVLNQGFVEYAQARGFVIDPARVRSPQDKARVERAVQFVQTSFWAGENFGCMAEAQAAVEVWCRGRAGMRTHRSMQAQPAVVFADHEAGVLLPAPAEPYDLPIYRRAKVHRDHHIEIAKALYSVPGDRPGCYVDVTATRVLVKIFDRGQLVKVHPRPKAGGRITDPADLPSEKTDYAMRDIDSQRRRAFRHGDHIGAFVDLVLDGPLPWTRMRHVYRLFATIERYGPDVVEAACQRAVDAECGNVNIVVRMVERALEAQAAEAEPVPDNVITGRFARNPEHFAAGKTVTP is encoded by the coding sequence ATGGGCCACGGGCTGCGGCGGATCGCGTCGCTGGTGCGATGCGACCGAAAGACCGTGACCAAGGTGGTCGATATCGCGAAAGGTTTGGGCCTATCGGCCGGTGATAGCTCGAGCGTGTTGACCGACGGGTTCGTTGGGGAGTTGATGGCTCAGTTGGCGCCGAAACGTCCGGATCGTCACGGCGAATCGTGGGCGCTGCTGCTCGAGCACCGGTCGAAGGTGGAGGCGTGGGTGGCCGCCGGGGATGTGCCGGCAGTGAAAATGGTCGAACTGCTCGCGAGGCAGGGTGTGTTCGTCCCGGAACGGACGTTGAACCGGTTCCTCGCCGCCGAATGGCCGCCGGTGAAGGCGTCGACGGTGCGGTTGGCTGACGGGGAGCCGGGGGCGGAGTTGCAGGTCGATTTCGGCGAACTCGGCCGCATGTTCGACGAGGAGACCGGGAAGAAGCGGCGAGTGTGGGCGCTGGTGTTCACACCGGTGTTCTCCCGCTACAGCTTCGTCTGGTTGTCGCACGACCAGACGATGGCCACGGTGATCGACGGGTTCGAAGCAGCCTGGGAGTTCTACGGCGGTGTGTTCCGCGTCGTGATCCCGGACAACATGGCCACGATCGTCACCAAGGCTGACGCTCTGGACCCGGTGTTGAATCAGGGGTTTGTCGAGTACGCGCAGGCCCGAGGGTTCGTGATCGACCCGGCCCGGGTACGTTCCCCGCAGGACAAGGCGAGGGTGGAGCGGGCGGTCCAGTTCGTGCAGACCTCGTTCTGGGCCGGCGAAAACTTCGGCTGCATGGCCGAGGCCCAGGCAGCGGTCGAGGTGTGGTGTCGTGGCCGTGCCGGCATGCGGACACACCGCAGCATGCAGGCCCAGCCGGCGGTCGTGTTCGCTGATCACGAAGCCGGCGTGCTGCTGCCGGCCCCGGCCGAACCCTATGATCTGCCGATCTATCGGCGGGCGAAAGTTCACCGGGATCATCACATCGAAATCGCGAAAGCCCTGTATTCGGTGCCCGGCGACCGTCCCGGCTGCTACGTCGATGTGACCGCCACGAGGGTGCTGGTCAAGATCTTCGACCGTGGTCAGCTGGTCAAGGTCCATCCCCGGCCGAAGGCAGGCGGCCGGATCACCGACCCCGCCGATCTCCCATCGGAGAAAACCGACTACGCGATGCGTGACATCGATTCCCAACGCCGTCGAGCGTTCCGCCACGGCGACCATATTGGCGCCTTCGTCGACCTCGTCCTCGACGGGCCGTTGCCGTGGACCCGGATGCGTCACGTCTACCGATTGTTCGCAACGATCGAACGCTACGGACCCGATGTCGTCGAGGCTGCTTGCCAGCGGGCTGTCGACGCCGAATGCGGGAACGTGAACATCGTGGTCCGCATGGTCGAACGGGCCCTCGAAGCCCAAGCCGCCGAGGCGGAGCCGGTGCCCGACAATGTGATCACTGGACGGTTCGCCCGGAACCCGGAACACTTCGCTGCCGGGAAGACGGTGACACCATGA
- the istB gene encoding IS21-like element helper ATPase IstB, producing the protein MTPPIDVTPELAATLKRLKLGQVLDTLPERLALARSSKASHAEFLQLLLGDEVTRRDTTSAARKAKAAGLDPAMLLGNWDPTAAVTYDRSILDELASIRFVDNHHNALILGPVGVGKTFLATALGHTAIRRGRTVWFERSDRLFKRLRIARLDNSLDTEIRRLLRIDLLIIDDFALHTLDPQATNDFYELVVERHRKTSTVITSNRDPSEWLGLMADQLLAQSAIDRYTSAAYELVIEGESYRDRQKPQVQPTG; encoded by the coding sequence ATGACCCCGCCCATCGACGTCACCCCAGAGTTGGCTGCCACTTTGAAACGGCTGAAACTCGGGCAGGTCCTCGACACCCTCCCCGAACGGCTCGCCCTCGCCCGCAGCTCGAAAGCGTCACATGCGGAGTTCCTCCAACTCCTCCTCGGCGACGAAGTCACCCGCCGTGACACCACCTCGGCTGCCCGTAAAGCCAAAGCCGCCGGCCTCGACCCGGCAATGCTCCTCGGCAACTGGGACCCGACAGCAGCGGTCACCTACGACCGCAGCATCCTTGACGAGTTGGCCTCGATCCGTTTCGTCGACAACCACCACAACGCCCTGATCCTCGGACCGGTCGGGGTCGGCAAAACATTCCTCGCCACCGCGCTGGGCCACACCGCCATACGGCGAGGGCGGACCGTGTGGTTCGAACGCTCCGACCGACTGTTCAAACGGCTCCGGATCGCCCGGCTCGACAACAGTCTCGACACCGAGATCCGAAGGCTGCTCCGCATCGACCTGCTCATCATCGACGACTTCGCCCTCCACACCCTGGACCCGCAAGCAACCAACGATTTCTACGAACTCGTCGTCGAACGCCACCGCAAAACCTCGACCGTGATCACCTCGAACCGGGACCCATCGGAATGGCTCGGCCTGATGGCCGATCAACTCCTCGCCCAATCCGCGATCGACCGATACACCTCCGCCGCCTACGAACTCGTCATCGAAGGCGAGTCCTACCGAGACCGACAAAAACCACAGGTCCAACCGACCGGCTGA
- a CDS encoding sialidase family protein — translation MTLEQQLREYYNSDPITLNELQHRMHSVADLIDFGPVDTDGLTLDDLEISTVHDLGSAPARKVTQARNPGWVYAAAVMLILVGVVAVVQRSTSPETAAVGSADPAAADIWVQIDQGDAFDPAPSATPDVLVQPIKQNRTFVTTVRSTALGYLAIGTEQRDQASTGVVWRSDDGHTWTRVTDPDHLWGDVETRPDGYTRPPAAGLWTIAEHDGTVVIGGYTYRDPASTSITAAAWSTTDGINWTTGRMPDNSAGRSVRSIIGTDNGFLAISEEATDPAGPQLWRSVDGVGWHSVQSDGLPDDAVVSSMTTTDTGTRERIVAVGSAGSPDPRPGLWYSDDNGNTWRSGTIDHRPSDHPFGELTDVQTGPNGMIGLGSRQGEGATTDQLAGSYQLVVWESSDGIAWDERPIDSTENRPWMRPGLAVGPDGFVVTAYIETDDGYEGVSWISADGGPVEWLEHPTGRAGGVPTATSDGYVTITPVLATTKSGPVPPVAEPAEVWTLSTARN, via the coding sequence ATGACCCTCGAGCAACAACTCCGCGAGTACTACAACAGCGACCCGATCACGCTCAACGAGCTCCAGCACCGCATGCATTCGGTCGCTGATCTCATCGATTTCGGACCAGTGGACACCGACGGGTTGACGCTAGATGACCTCGAGATTTCAACCGTGCACGATCTTGGTTCGGCGCCCGCTCGGAAGGTCACCCAGGCGCGCAATCCCGGCTGGGTGTACGCCGCCGCCGTGATGTTGATCCTCGTTGGCGTCGTGGCCGTCGTTCAACGCAGCACGTCCCCAGAAACTGCTGCGGTCGGATCGGCGGACCCGGCGGCTGCGGACATATGGGTGCAGATCGACCAAGGAGACGCGTTCGACCCCGCCCCCTCGGCCACACCGGACGTACTGGTCCAACCCATCAAGCAGAACAGGACCTTCGTCACCACCGTCAGGTCGACCGCTCTCGGCTATCTCGCGATCGGTACCGAACAACGCGACCAAGCGAGCACCGGGGTCGTGTGGCGGTCCGACGACGGTCACACCTGGACCCGGGTCACTGACCCAGACCATCTTTGGGGCGACGTCGAGACCCGACCCGACGGCTATACACGGCCGCCGGCTGCTGGACTGTGGACAATCGCCGAACACGACGGAACCGTCGTCATCGGCGGCTACACGTACCGAGATCCGGCGTCGACGTCGATCACCGCCGCCGCGTGGTCGACCACCGATGGAATCAACTGGACGACCGGGCGCATGCCCGATAATTCGGCTGGCCGGTCAGTGAGATCGATCATCGGGACCGACAACGGGTTCTTGGCGATCTCAGAAGAAGCGACCGATCCCGCTGGCCCGCAACTGTGGCGCTCGGTCGACGGTGTCGGCTGGCATTCTGTCCAATCCGATGGGCTGCCTGACGATGCGGTGGTGAGCTCGATGACAACCACCGATACCGGTACAAGGGAACGCATCGTCGCTGTCGGCTCCGCCGGGAGCCCCGACCCGCGACCCGGACTCTGGTACTCCGACGACAACGGCAACACTTGGCGCTCCGGCACCATCGACCATCGGCCGTCAGATCACCCGTTCGGCGAACTCACCGATGTCCAGACCGGTCCCAACGGGATGATCGGCCTCGGTAGCCGTCAGGGCGAGGGCGCCACCACTGACCAACTCGCCGGCTCGTATCAGCTTGTGGTGTGGGAAAGCAGCGACGGCATTGCATGGGACGAACGACCGATCGATTCAACCGAGAACCGCCCGTGGATGCGGCCGGGACTCGCCGTCGGCCCCGACGGTTTCGTCGTCACCGCCTACATCGAAACCGACGACGGGTATGAGGGGGTCAGCTGGATCAGCGCAGACGGCGGGCCCGTGGAATGGCTTGAGCACCCGACGGGCCGCGCCGGAGGTGTGCCGACAGCGACCAGCGACGGCTACGTGACCATCACGCCAGTCCTCGCCACCACCAAGTCAGGACCCGTTCCACCAGTCGCCGAACCGGCAGAGGTATGGACCCTCTCCACCGCCCGCAACTAA
- a CDS encoding sigma factor-like helix-turn-helix DNA-binding protein: protein MTADRPDGAGLDTSSGQRSFEEFFAVQEPLLRRALAAGFGNDLGREAAAEALMYGWQWWDRVAELDNPAGYLYRVGERWAVRQRRRSMRATGWATQPSTPDRFEPGLAGALDSLTARQRQAVVLVTGFGLTHAEAADLLGIARTSLQNHHERGLTNLRRHLGADT, encoded by the coding sequence ATGACCGCTGATCGCCCCGACGGTGCTGGACTCGACACCTCGAGCGGGCAGCGAAGTTTCGAGGAGTTCTTCGCAGTCCAAGAGCCGCTGCTCCGTCGCGCTCTTGCGGCCGGGTTCGGGAACGATCTGGGCCGCGAAGCAGCCGCCGAGGCGCTCATGTACGGCTGGCAATGGTGGGACCGGGTCGCAGAACTCGACAACCCTGCCGGTTATCTCTATCGAGTTGGTGAGCGGTGGGCCGTTCGCCAACGGCGACGATCAATGCGTGCCACGGGTTGGGCGACGCAGCCATCGACCCCGGACAGGTTCGAGCCGGGCTTGGCCGGCGCGCTCGACTCGCTCACCGCCCGCCAGCGCCAGGCTGTCGTCCTTGTCACCGGATTCGGTCTCACCCACGCAGAGGCAGCGGACTTGCTCGGTATTGCCCGCACGTCGCTGCAAAACCATCACGAACGCGGTCTCACCAACCTTCGCCGCCATCTGGGAGCAGACACATGA